From Streptomyces sp. HUAS MG91, the proteins below share one genomic window:
- a CDS encoding dipeptidase codes for MSKPVDNAVSTVRAYIEDHREAFLDDLAAWLRIPSVSAQPDHAPDVRRSADWLAAKLAETGFPTTEVWPTAGAPAVFAEWPSGDPEAPTVLVYGHHDVQPAAREDGWDTDPFEPVVVGNRLHARGAADDKGQVFFHTLGVRAHLAATGRTAPAVNLKLLVEGEEESGSPHFRKLIEDRKERLTADAVIVSDTGMWSEDTPTVCTGMRGLADCEIELYGPDQDIHSGSFGGAVPNPATAAARLVAALHDEHARVAVPGFYDGIVELTDRERELFAELPFDEEQWLRTAKSHATFGEAGHTTLERIWARPTAEVNGIGGGYQGPGGKTIVPSSAMLKLSFRLVAGQDPDHVEKAVTAWVADQLPAGIRHEITFGAATRPCLTPLDHPALQSVVRAMGKAFEQKIRFTREGGSGPAADLQDVLDAPVLFLGISVPSDGWHAPNEKVELDLLMKGVETAAHLWGDLAESWAEAP; via the coding sequence ATGAGCAAGCCCGTTGACAACGCCGTCAGCACTGTCCGTGCGTACATCGAGGACCACCGCGAGGCGTTCCTCGACGACCTGGCCGCATGGCTGCGGATCCCCTCCGTGTCCGCCCAGCCCGACCACGCCCCGGACGTGCGGCGCAGCGCCGACTGGCTCGCCGCCAAGCTGGCCGAGACCGGCTTCCCGACCACCGAGGTGTGGCCCACGGCCGGCGCCCCCGCGGTCTTCGCCGAGTGGCCCTCCGGCGACCCCGAGGCCCCCACGGTCCTCGTCTACGGACACCACGACGTACAGCCCGCCGCCCGCGAGGACGGCTGGGACACCGACCCCTTCGAGCCCGTCGTCGTGGGAAACCGCCTCCACGCGCGCGGGGCGGCCGACGACAAGGGGCAGGTGTTCTTCCACACACTCGGTGTGCGCGCCCACCTCGCCGCCACCGGCCGCACCGCCCCCGCGGTCAACCTGAAGCTGCTCGTCGAGGGCGAGGAGGAGTCGGGCTCCCCGCACTTCCGGAAGCTGATCGAGGACCGCAAGGAGCGGCTCACCGCCGACGCCGTGATCGTCTCCGACACCGGCATGTGGTCCGAGGACACCCCCACCGTCTGCACCGGCATGCGGGGCCTCGCCGACTGCGAGATCGAGCTGTACGGACCCGACCAGGACATCCACTCCGGCTCGTTCGGCGGCGCCGTGCCGAACCCGGCGACCGCCGCGGCCCGCCTGGTCGCCGCGCTGCACGACGAGCACGCGCGCGTGGCCGTCCCCGGCTTCTACGACGGCATCGTCGAACTCACCGACCGCGAGCGGGAACTCTTCGCCGAGCTGCCCTTCGACGAGGAGCAGTGGCTGCGCACGGCGAAGTCCCACGCCACCTTCGGAGAGGCCGGGCACACCACCCTGGAGCGCATCTGGGCCCGGCCCACCGCGGAGGTCAACGGCATCGGCGGCGGCTACCAGGGCCCCGGCGGCAAGACGATCGTGCCGTCGTCGGCCATGCTCAAGCTCTCCTTCCGGCTGGTGGCGGGGCAGGACCCTGACCACGTCGAGAAGGCCGTCACCGCCTGGGTCGCCGACCAGCTGCCCGCCGGGATCCGCCACGAGATCACCTTCGGGGCCGCCACCCGGCCGTGCCTGACGCCCCTCGACCACCCCGCCCTGCAGTCCGTCGTCCGCGCCATGGGGAAGGCCTTCGAGCAGAAGATCCGCTTCACGCGCGAAGGCGGCTCGGGCCCCGCCGCCGACCTCCAGGACGTCCTCGACGCCCCGGTGCTGTTCCTGGGCATCTCGGTCCCCTCGGACGGCTGGCACGCCCCGAACGAGAAGGTCGAACTCGACCTCTTGATGAAGGGTGTGGAAACAGCCGCCCACCTGTGGGGCGATCTCGCCGAGAGCTGGGCAGAGGCTCCGTGA
- the nudC gene encoding NAD(+) diphosphatase: MTTWTDRAADRPLSLAAPSGIDRAAHHRLDEAWLAAAWSHPTTRVFVVSGGQALIDETPDGATELVMTPAFEAPLTEAHRYFLGTDDDGISYFALQKDTLPGRMDQSARPAGLREAGLLLSHRDAGLMAHAVALENWQRLHRFCSRCGERTVIAAAGHIRRCQACGAEHYPRTDPAVIMAVTDEQDRILLGRQVHWPEGRFSTLAGFVEPGESIEQSVRREVWEEAGVVVGDVEYVASQPWPFPSSLMLGFMAQATSTEINVDGDEIHEARWFSRDDLRAAFESEEVIPPYGISIAARLIELWYGKPLPKPSDAL; encoded by the coding sequence GTGACCACCTGGACCGACCGCGCCGCCGACCGGCCGCTCTCGCTCGCCGCGCCGAGCGGCATCGACCGCGCCGCGCACCACCGTCTCGACGAGGCGTGGCTCGCCGCCGCCTGGAGCCACCCCACGACCCGGGTCTTCGTGGTCTCCGGCGGTCAGGCGCTGATCGACGAGACACCGGACGGCGCGACGGAACTGGTCATGACGCCGGCCTTCGAAGCCCCGCTCACCGAGGCGCACCGCTACTTCCTGGGCACCGACGACGACGGCATCAGCTACTTCGCGCTCCAGAAGGACACGCTGCCCGGCCGCATGGACCAGTCCGCGCGCCCGGCCGGTCTGCGCGAGGCCGGTCTGCTGCTCTCCCACCGGGACGCGGGCCTCATGGCGCACGCCGTCGCCCTGGAGAACTGGCAGCGGCTGCACCGCTTCTGCTCCCGCTGCGGCGAGCGCACCGTCATCGCCGCCGCGGGCCACATCCGCCGCTGCCAGGCCTGCGGGGCCGAGCACTACCCCCGCACCGACCCGGCCGTGATCATGGCTGTCACGGACGAGCAGGACCGCATCCTGCTCGGCCGCCAGGTGCACTGGCCCGAAGGCCGCTTCTCGACGCTCGCCGGGTTCGTGGAGCCGGGCGAGTCCATCGAGCAGTCGGTGCGCCGCGAGGTGTGGGAGGAGGCCGGCGTCGTCGTCGGCGACGTCGAGTACGTCGCCAGCCAGCCCTGGCCGTTCCCGTCCAGCCTGATGCTCGGCTTCATGGCCCAGGCCACGTCCACGGAGATCAACGTGGACGGGGACGAGATCCACGAGGCCCGCTGGTTCTCCCGCGACGACCTGCGGGCCGCCTTCGAGTCCGAGGAGGTCATTCCTCCCTACGGCATCTCGATTGCGGCCCGCCTGATCGAGCTCTGGTACGGCAAGCCCCTGCCGAAGCCCAGCGACGCGCTGTAG
- a CDS encoding mycoredoxin, with the protein MPGTVTMYSTTWCGYCQRLKKQMDREGIAYSEINIEHDPESAAFVEKANGGNQTVPTVLFDDGSTLTNPSLAQVKQKIGA; encoded by the coding sequence ATGCCGGGCACTGTGACGATGTACAGCACCACCTGGTGCGGCTACTGCCAGCGGTTGAAGAAGCAGATGGACCGCGAAGGCATCGCGTACAGCGAGATCAACATCGAGCACGACCCGGAGTCGGCGGCGTTCGTCGAGAAGGCGAACGGCGGGAACCAGACGGTTCCCACCGTCCTCTTCGACGACGGTTCGACGCTCACCAACCCCTCGCTGGCGCAGGTCAAGCAGAAGATCGGCGCCTGA